The proteins below come from a single Streptomyces spongiicola genomic window:
- a CDS encoding DNA polymerase IV — MRPAPTILHLDMDAFFAAAEQAAKPSLRGKPVVVGGLGPRGVVATASYEARRFGVHSAMPMAQARRLCPNAAYLVPRFPLYRMVSDQVMELLRLLSPLVEPLSLDEAFVDLEAGGAADDARSAREAGERLRRDIQAATGLTGSVGLAASKMLAKIASEQAKPDGLVLIEPGTERALLGPMPVRTLPGVGPATGEHLRRAGMTTVADLAGAGEAELVRLLGRAHGGAVFRMAAGWDDRPVVAERDAKSVSVEDTFDVDLHDRVRIRTEVERLADRCVRRLRASGHSGRTIVLKVRRFDFSTLTRSETLRGPTDDPAVVREAAARLLEAVDTTGGVRLLGVGVSGLADYTQEDLFAQAAAGDRHEDGPEDGLEAAPSRQQQPPPPVEEPPPAERHWAAGQDVRHADHGAGWVQGSGLGRVTVRFEEPWSALPGRVRTFAVDDPRLEPSDPLPLVRPRDCQSSWPASRPRPRSPEGPVPEPGPGPSTPSPGGGGAVGRSGGDGRSRP; from the coding sequence GTGAGACCCGCGCCCACCATCCTGCATCTGGACATGGATGCGTTCTTCGCCGCGGCGGAGCAGGCGGCGAAACCGAGTCTGCGCGGAAAGCCGGTCGTCGTCGGCGGTCTGGGGCCGCGCGGGGTGGTCGCCACCGCCTCGTACGAGGCGAGGCGGTTCGGTGTGCACTCCGCGATGCCCATGGCGCAGGCGCGCCGGTTGTGCCCGAACGCCGCGTACCTGGTGCCGCGCTTCCCCCTCTACCGGATGGTCAGCGACCAGGTGATGGAGCTGCTGCGCCTGCTCTCGCCGCTGGTGGAGCCGCTGAGCCTGGACGAGGCCTTCGTGGACCTGGAGGCGGGTGGGGCGGCCGATGACGCCCGCTCGGCCCGGGAGGCCGGAGAGCGGCTGCGCAGGGACATCCAGGCGGCCACCGGCCTGACGGGTTCGGTGGGGCTGGCGGCCTCCAAGATGCTGGCCAAGATCGCCTCAGAGCAGGCCAAACCCGACGGGCTGGTGCTCATCGAGCCGGGCACCGAGCGGGCGCTGCTGGGGCCGATGCCGGTGCGGACGCTGCCCGGAGTGGGGCCGGCGACGGGCGAGCATCTGCGGCGGGCGGGCATGACCACGGTGGCGGATCTCGCCGGAGCGGGCGAGGCCGAACTCGTCAGGCTGCTGGGGAGGGCCCACGGCGGTGCGGTCTTCCGGATGGCGGCGGGCTGGGACGACCGCCCGGTGGTCGCCGAGCGGGATGCCAAGTCCGTCTCGGTGGAGGACACCTTCGACGTGGACCTGCACGACCGGGTCCGCATCCGGACCGAGGTGGAGCGGCTCGCGGACCGCTGCGTACGCCGGCTGCGCGCCTCCGGGCACTCGGGGCGCACGATCGTGCTGAAGGTGCGGCGGTTCGACTTCTCGACGCTGACCAGGTCGGAGACGCTGCGCGGGCCCACCGACGACCCCGCTGTGGTGCGGGAGGCGGCGGCCCGGCTCCTGGAGGCCGTGGACACCACGGGCGGGGTGCGGCTGCTGGGCGTGGGGGTGAGCGGCCTCGCCGACTACACGCAGGAGGACCTCTTCGCGCAGGCCGCGGCGGGGGACCGGCACGAGGACGGCCCCGAGGACGGCCTCGAGGCGGCCCCGTCCCGGCAGCAGCAGCCGCCGCCGCCGGTGGAGGAGCCGCCGCCGGCCGAGCGGCACTGGGCCGCCGGCCAGGACGTGCGGCATGCCGACCACGGCGCCGGATGGGTGCAGGGAAGCGGTCTCGGGAGGGTCACCGTGCGCTTCGAGGAACCGTGGTCGGCCCTGCCGGGCCGGGTGCGGACGTTCGCCGTCGACGACCCCCGTCTGGAGCCTTCGGACCCGCTGCCGCTGGTGCGGCCCCGGGACTGTCAGTCGTCCTGGCCCGCGAGCCGCCCGAGGCCCCGGTCCCCGGAGGGCCCGGTGCCCGAGCCGGGGCCGGGGCCGTCCACCCCGTCGCCGGGGGGCGGTGGGGCGGTGGGGCGCTCCGGCGGCGACGGCAGGTCGAGACCGTAG
- a CDS encoding MerR family transcriptional regulator, protein MRSSGDGTAAGSHGRGSAEGLTYSLHDGAQADAAVETVGYRGPTACAAAGITYRQLDYWARTGLVEPSVRPAHGSGSQRLYSFRDVVVLKIVKRFLDTGVALQNIRAAVRHLRARGFADLERMTLMSDGATVYECSSPDEVVDLLQGGQGVFGIAVGVVWRDVEAALSQLHGERIDTGETLIGHDPGDELARRRRERAG, encoded by the coding sequence GTGAGAAGCAGCGGCGACGGTACGGCGGCGGGTTCCCACGGGCGCGGTTCCGCGGAGGGCCTGACGTATTCGCTTCACGACGGTGCGCAAGCCGACGCGGCAGTCGAGACCGTGGGCTACCGGGGGCCGACCGCGTGCGCGGCCGCGGGTATCACCTACCGGCAGCTCGACTACTGGGCGCGGACCGGTCTGGTCGAACCCAGTGTGCGGCCCGCCCACGGATCGGGCTCCCAGCGGCTCTACAGCTTTCGGGACGTCGTCGTCCTCAAGATCGTCAAGCGGTTCCTGGACACGGGGGTCGCCCTCCAGAACATCCGGGCGGCGGTGCGGCACCTGCGCGCCCGGGGCTTCGCGGACCTCGAGCGGATGACCCTGATGAGCGACGGCGCGACCGTGTACGAGTGCTCGTCGCCCGACGAGGTCGTGGACCTCCTCCAGGGCGGGCAGGGCGTGTTCGGGATCGCCGTCGGCGTGGTGTGGCGGGACGTCGAGGCGGCGCTCTCGCAACTGCACGGGGAGCGCATCGACACCGGTGAGACGCTGATCGGCCACGACCCGGGCGACGAGCTGGCCAGGCGCCGCCGCGAACGCGCGGGCTGA